Proteins from a genomic interval of Debaryomyces hansenii CBS767 chromosome E complete sequence:
- a CDS encoding DEHA2E18502p (similar to CA5913|CaRRD1 Candida albicans) produces MSNTHNIHWSTPSKRIYDASDIPNFKRSIAYYKIRHTLSVVIEKVKGCDLPPGILDKSIVTRKINNIPPSNTTHSRPLDLPPPQGEEEGDKCNISHSSNQTIRGEANESNYEGLLRILEVLNRYIDETPPLKGPRRFGNLACRDWHEKMNTKMNDLLKDNIKIHNSSFNSEFDGFIKELKYYIENSFGSAIRLDYGTGHELSFLAFIGGLIDFKLLSLEELTGSDILTIFAKYYDLTRRLILVYSLEPAGSHGVWGLDDHYHLIYIFGAAQFNGDQDKIIPPVQQILTRPVLDRYKETNLYVNAISFIHKIKSGPFNEHSPIIFDIHSSVSLWSKVLSGLLKMFEVEVLGKFPVVQHFWFGSSLYPWRDFETNKELPIYKRDEDEMDEDSSGDFLNGNTGIKTTKHNISMTGAPWNLNATQRQDDLNSTTYRGRQPRLGRN; encoded by the coding sequence ATGCTGAATACACACAATATACACTGGCTGACTCCATCTAAGAGGATATATGATGCTTCTGATATACCTAATTTTAAGCGTTCCATTGCGTACTACAAAATACGTCATACCTTATCTGTTGTCATAGAAAAGGTTAAAGGTTGTGATCTTCCTCCAGGGATTTTGGATAAATCGATAGTAACTcgaaaaataaataatataccTCCATCGAATACAACACATAGTAGGCCTTTAGATTTACCACCGCCGCAGGGAGAGGAAGAGGGTGATAAATGCAATATTAGCCATTCATCAAATCAAACAATTAGGGGAGAAGCTAATGAATCGAATTATGAAGGACTTTTAAGGATTCTTGAAGTATTAAACAGATACATTGATGAAACTCCTCCTCTCAAAGGCCCAAGAAGGTTTGGAAATCTAGCATGTAGGGATTGGCATGAGAAAATGAACACTAAaatgaatgatttattaaaagatAATATTAAGATACATAATTCCTCATTCAATCTGGAATTCGATGGGTTTATTAAGGAATTGAAGTATTACATTGAAAACTCTTTTGGGTCAGCAATTAGATTGGATTATGGTACAGGCCATGAATTATCGTTTTTAGCGTTTATTGGGGGtttgattgattttaagCTATTGAGTTTAGAGGAATTGACAGGATCGGATATTTTGACCATTTTTGCGAAATATTACGATTTAACTCGTAGGTTAATTCTTGTCTATAGTTTAGAACCAGCAGGTTCACATGGTGTGTGGGGATTGGAtgatcattatcatctaatttatatttttggtGCAGCACAATTCAATGGGGACCAAGACAAGATCATACCTCCAGTACAACAGATCCTTACGAGGCCGGTTCTTGACAGATACAAAGAAACAAACTTATATGTAAATGCAATTTCGTTTATTCATAAAATAAAGCTGGGACCATTCAATGAACATTCTCCAATCATATTCGATATTCATTCGTCTGTTTCACTTTGGTCGAAAGTTCTTTCTGggttattgaaaatgttcGAGGTAGAGGTATTAGGGAAATTTCCTGTAGTTCAGCATTTCTGGTTTGGTAGTTCTTTGTATCCTTGGAGAGACTTTGAAACTAATAAAGAGTTACCTATTTATAAAAgagatgaagatgaaatggATGAAGATAGCCTGGGAGATTTCTTGAATGGGAATACAGGAATTAAAACAACAAAACATAATATCTCAATGACTGGAGCTCCTTGGAATTTGAACGCAACTCAAAGACAGGACGATTTAAACTCTACAACCTACCGAGGTCGACAACCAAGGTTAGGTAgaaattaa
- a CDS encoding DEHA2E18524p (similar to CA0176|IPF11388 Candida albicans), whose amino-acid sequence MGITDLWSILAPGFDPRIPFPIFVSEFINKYGRTPRIAIDAYMFIFQSNHSNLQGAEVENDIQVRNIMSKLMYLTSLSVSYVVVFDGRYKPQKLRHNEDVYHCISYDDQLNGFKKISFKNENYIEDSLCTPLINRLIEIFRVNKIDFIQSPGEAEAECAMLQKFGVVDFVLTKDTDVFVFGATKVLRNFSRSEQDLSVSSTSNAVKDYYVTPVDMTKVAKETGLDYQRLILVATLRGGDYSNGMNNIGITRATKIALCGTKFATFYHLSPRKIKKKGEIKFYEPLPDFAKLLVDCFIDRACLNAFDPFASIKGARIRRMELEGFTNLLNQCINSRSRDIFDMDIKFPSSLFIDEYFTLLYLFPIVSPRLFKFVPHTLSFSELNAINNDLTVPESCFMHASEPKTWIESVSRFNDMLEDKNIGSSVLSMSTDKLGNARIINCTSKNSQNFCGRRSKYMIPDGYRYNIKSIITKLISWLSEVPILREMIKITNKKSFNHIEFLMLKFEPERIKDVLFNSNDLPKMFSENENKNKNEKLSPPKDKLESLWLPRNLVELINSEMVQDYEISVTAHEKEKIKRSPRKYKTIQRTTLDTLGLASHQHGTNEFSKENNNTNIKTQGSPSKTMGSTRAKSTSPKKHTSLPGQSLVTSFFPSYKHIKEDNPFIETDSQINKLDSLFVKDRYEGKKEIQNNKTSIQYGKLNLEKLLNSSLHYEEPSSNEDMTGSPKRKAPSLAQDISSLQSSPSKRLRIKEKMHLSTDSSPMKQHSIFEPHDGASLVPVQDQGSSSPKTMLETTNNRGMSETRANSVYTALDIIQISDTDSDIDSSSLMEINLSTFQNKS is encoded by the coding sequence ATGGGGATCACTGATTTATGGTCAATTCTAGCTCCAGGATTTGATCCCAGGATACCATTTCCTATATTTGTATCtgaatttataaataaatacgGAAGAACCCCTAGGATAGCTATCGATGCGTACATGTTTATATTCCAATCAAATCATAGTAATTTACAAGGCGctgaagttgaaaatgatattcaagTTAGAAATATAATGTCAAAATTGATGTATTTGACCCTGCTTAGTGTTTCATATGTCGTGGTTTTTGACGGGAGATATAAACCACAAAAATTAAGGCATAACGAAGACGTGTATCATTGTATATCTTACGATGATCAATTGAACGggtttaaaaaaatttcatttaaaaatgaaaactACATTGAAGACTCACTCTGTACTCcattaataaatagattgattgaaatttttagagtgaataaaattgattttattcaatCACCAGGTGAAGCAGAGGCAGAATGTGCGATGCTACAAAAATTCGGTgttgttgattttgttTTGACCAAGGATACTGATGTTTTTGTCTTCGGTGCAACAAAAGTCTTGAGGAATTTCAGTAGATCTGAGCAGGACCTTTCCGTCTCAAGCACTTCAAATGCTGTAAAAGATTATTATGTTACACCAGTAGATATGACCAAGGTTGCAAAGGAAACTGGTTTAGACTACCAAAGGTTAATTTTAGTTGCGACTTTACGAGGAGGTGATTACTCCAACggaatgaataatattggCATAACAAGGGCAACCAAGATAGCTTTATGCGGAACGAAATTTGCTACGTTTTATCATTTATCTCCAAGGAAGATTAAAAAGAAAGGGGAAATCAAGTTTTATGAGCCATTGCCAGATTTCGCCAAATTATTGGTAGACTGTTTTATTGATCGAGCTTGTTTGAATGCTTTTGATCCATTTGCTCTGATAAAAGGTGCACGTATAAGAAGAATGGAATTAGAAGGATTTACAAATCTTTTAAATCAATGCATAAATTCAAGGTCAAGAGACATATTTGATATGGATATTAAGTTTCCATCATCTCTCTTTAtagatgaatatttcaCACTACTTTACCTATTTCCCATAGTGAGTCCCcgattatttaaatttgtGCCGCATACTTTAAGCTTTAGTGAGTTAAACGCgataaataatgatttgacTGTTCCGGAAAGTTGTTTTATGCATGCCAGTGAACCAAAAACCTGGATTGAAAGTGTTTCAAGGTTTAATGATATGttagaagataaaaatattgggTCTCTGGTACTATCTATGCTGACTGATAAATTAGGAAATGCTAggataataaattgtacAAGCAAGAATTCACAGAACTTTTGTGGACGACGATCGAAATACATGATTCCTGATGGGTatagatataatattaaaagcATCATTACGAAGCTTATATCGTGGCTCAGTGAAGTGCCTATTCTTCGTGAAATGATTAAGATTACTAACAAGAAATCCTTTAATCatattgaatttcttaTGCTTAAGTTTGAACCTGAAAGAATAAAAGACGTCTTATTTAACCTGAATGATTTACCAAAAATGTTTtcagaaaatgaaaataaaaataaaaatgaaaaattgctGCCTCCTAAAGACAAATTAGAAAGTTTATGGCTTCCAAGAAACCTAGTCGAGTTAATTAATTCAGAAATGGTTCAAGATTATGAAATATCGGTCACAGCACATGAAAAGGAGAAAATTAAACGATCACCAAGAAAATATAAGACCATACAAAGAACAACTCTAGATACTTTGGGATTGGCTAGTCATCAGCATGGAACAAACGAATTCAGTaaggaaaataataatacgAATATTAAGACTCAAGGTTCTCCTCTGAAAACAATGGGATCGACAAGAGCGAAAAGTACATCCCCTAAAAAGCATACTCTGTTACCAGGACAGTCACTTGTAACATCGTTTTTTCCCAGTTACAAGCACATTAAGGAGGATAATCCTTTTATTGAAACTGATTCTCAGATTAATAAACTAGATTCATTATTCGTTAAAGACCGGTATGAAGGTAAGAAAGAGATTCAGAACAATAAAACGAGCATTCAGTACGGTAAATTGAACTTGGAGAAGCTACTTAATTCAAGTTTACATTATGAAGAACCTTCATCAAATGAAGACATGACGGGTTCTCCGAAACGAAAGGCACCTTCGCTTGCCCAAGATATTTCAAGTCTTCAGAGTAGCCCTTCAAAGAGACTTCgtattaaagaaaaaatgcACCTATCAACCGATTCTTCTCCAATGAAGCAGCATTCTATTTTTGAGCCTCATGATGGTGCATCATTGGTTCCAGTACAAGATCAAGGAAGCTCTTCTCCAAAAACCATGCTCGAAACAACAAATAATAGAGGAATGTCAGAAACTAGGGCTAATTCTGTATACACAGCTTTGGATATAATACAGATAAGTGATACTGATAGCGACATAGATTCCAGCTCTCTTATGGAAATAAACCTTAGCACTTTCCAGAACAAGAGTTAA
- a CDS encoding DEHA2E18546p (similar to CA5858|IPF380 Candida albicans), with product MSESSSQKFHAGQLLCGGFQGTNVTAQAYHLIVQHHVSAMILSKKNAVSVKQMTKLIRDLQYIAYTQANYKYPLLFAIDEEGGMMNSLFDPNFLNQFPGAMAMAATGDADLVYKISKAIAIELKHIGFSIILGPVLDVVTKLSHQLVGVRSFGTTVEDVTKYGKACARGLKDGGLITVGKHFPGIGNASVDSLLELPMMADSLDQIKHFNSVPFAELIKEKLLDGISAAGCGVPTISPDETHACLSPIVINQLLRQDLGFDGMVISECLEMDALYHSIGLGQGVILALYAGCDLVMVCHDKTLQDEAVESIDKALANGNLDDEIISSCLRRIEKLQKKLPSWNELFPRGEDSAKEDELPLFKDKYHEMWKQHQSLSQMAYRKSITLVRDYTGTLPITKIFESLPQSSIAEDNTNNILLLTPLLNPIYPRSHGENGEPQLYTGEEVFQKFGDFLSSHSKNLKSKNPYSVLHTTYTANGLTALHESLIENSKAVIVLTSEASRNMYQIGIVKYISILCGANPSSFNNTASSHSQLAKPLIIVATSSPYDFFYNKSIGSAYLCCYDYTNNVLKELAGVLMGDIQAEGCIPGEKKFVGKSRKRKSIDSQNTGEKHNQLKERRSSQPKRRWLVDEFDLKRDWAGLINIWKSNTDSSSNVDDLTVNVSNNQSGEITYQDESFYKKMYQLLSTTANTQKHFVIRNSSLNILYGFVLTWVDDSQGVPLDGDLTKSDNIQKKTGSIMYLLVDKSKRLQSIGKNLHARAIRYLTKEQKCTSLTLGCSFPLLVLPKNSNLLTNNKVVSFMNNVGWDVSNDYSKKHIMVLYDLNNWSVPKKIFRELTIVGVRFDVCTDPQKLMNLIHSSISQHDKSVKNSIRSGTRMREDKDNTKEVYIEAIKYLTNSPSYGVKIIIALEPTNQNIIGSIILFTNKSQMSKFYPFLEECLKDSKTLENSNSQDPLIGGIMAPVIDPSYSNLTEIINFGLICSAITFAKTGFNDNDQNQMNKCVMMGINDDNLGNISGIKEIGFEEWKYFYDFYDAKNDVEKSFLGE from the coding sequence ATGAGCGAATCTTCTTCACAGAAATTTCATGCTGGTCAGCTTCTATGTGGGGGATTCCAAGGAACGAATGTTACGGCTCAAGCATATCACTTGATTGTTCAACATCATGTCTCAGCGATGATACTCTCGAAGAAAAATGCTGTGTCTGTAAAGCAAAtgacaaaattaataagaGACTTGCAGTACATTGCGTACACTCAGGctaattataaatatccacttttatttgcaattgatgaagaggGTGGTATGATGAACTCATTGTTTGATCCGAACTTCCTAAACCAATTCCCCGGTGCAATGGCTATGGCAGCAACAGGTGACGCTGATTTAGTTTACAAAATCCTGAAGGCGATAGCTATTGAATTAAAACATATTGGATTCCTGATAATTTTGGGACCTGTGTTGGATGTAGTGACAAAACTATCTCATCAATTAGTTGGGGTAAGAAGTTTCGGTACCACCGTTGAGGATGTCACTAAATATGGTAAGGCTTGTGCTAGGGGCTTGAAAGATGGAGGTTTGATCACTGTTGGCAAGCATTTTCCAGGAATCGGAAATGCGAGTGTTGAttctttattagaattaccTATGATGGCAGACTCATTGGACCAAATTAAACATTTTAACAGTGTTCCCTTTgctgaattaattaaagaGAAGTTACTAGATGGTATCAGTGCTGCAGGTTGTGGGGTTCCCACTATAAGTCCCGATGAAACACATGCTTGTTTGTCGCCAATTGTAATAAACCAATTATTGAGACAAGACTTGGGATTTGACGGTATGGTAATAAGTGAATGTTTGGAAATGGATGCGCTATACCATTCAATTGGACTTGGTCAAGGTGTTATCTTAGCTCTCTATGCTGGATGTGATTTAGTGATGGTCTGTCATGATAAAACTTTACAAGATGAAGCGGTCGAATCGATAGATAAAGCGTTAGCCAATGGTAAccttgatgatgaaattatatcatcatGCTTGAGAAGAATTGAGAAACtccaaaaaaaattacCTAGCTGGAATGAGTTGTTTCCAAGGGGAGAAGACTCTGctaaagaagatgaattgcCATTGTTTAAGGACAAATATCATGAAATGTGGAAACAGCATCAATCTTTATCCCAAATGGCATAtagaaaatcaattacCTTGGTTAGAGACTATACGGGCACTTTACCAATTAcaaaaatctttgaaagCTTACCACAGTCTTCAATTGCAGAAGATAATACgaataatattttgcttTTAACTCCTTTGTTAAACCCTATATATCCTAGAAGTCATGGTGAGAATGGTGAGCCACAATTGTATACGGGGGAAGaagtatttcaaaaattcgGTGATTTTCTATCTAGTCattccaaaaatttaaagtCTAAAAATCCTTATAGCGTGCTACACACAACATATACAGCGAATGGTCTTACTGCATTGCATGAATCcttgattgaaaattcaaaagcTGTTATTGTGTTAACATCAGAAGCGTCTCGAAATATGTATCAAATTGGGAttgttaaatatatttctatattatGTGGTGCGAATCCTTCGTCTTTCAACAATACCGCCTCGTCTCATTCTCAGTTGGCAAAACCATTGATAATTGTTGCTACTCTGTCACCGTATGACTTCTTTTATAACAAAAGTATCGGAAGTGCATATTTATGTTGTTATGattatacaaataatgttttgaaagaattggcTGGTGTATTAATGGGTGATATCCAAGCAGAAGGCTGTATTCCTggagaaaagaaatttgtTGGAAAACTGAGAAAAAGAAAGTCAATTGATTCACAAAATACTGGAGAAAAGCATAACCAACTAAAAGAACGAAGAAGTTCTCAACCTAAGCGTAGATGGTTAGTggatgaatttgatttgaaaCGTGACTGGGCTGGTTTGATTAATATATGGAAGAGTAATACTGATTCAAGTTCAAACGTTGACGACCTTACTGTCAATgtatcaaataatcaatctGGAGAAATAACGTACCAAGATGAATCCTTTTACAAAAAAATGTATCAGTTGCTATCTACTACCGCTAATACTCAGAAACATTTTGTAATTAGAAATTCATCCTTAAATATTCTATACGGTTTTGTTTTAACATGGGTTGATGATAGCCAAGGAGTTCCTTTGGATGGCGATCTAACTAAGCTggataatattcaaaaaaagACTGGCTCAATCATGTATTTATTGGTGGATAAATCAAAACGATTACAGAGTATCGGAAAGAATTTGCATGCTAGAGCGATAAGATATTTAACGAAAGAACAAAAATGCACCAGCCTCACATTAGGTTGCTCGTTTCCGTTATTAGTCTTGCCaaaaaattctaatttattaacaaATAATAAGGTAGTCTCATTTATGAATAACGTTGGGTGGGACGTGTCTAACGATTATTCTAAGAAACATATTATGGTGTTGTACGATTTGAACAATTGGCTGGTTCCCAAGAAAATTTTTAGAGAGTTGACAATAGTGGGTGTAAGATTTGATGTTTGTACTGATCCacaaaaattgatgaatttaataCATAGCAGTATCCTGCAACATGATAAActggtgaaaaattctatAAGGCTGGGAACACGCATGAGGGAAGACAAAGATAACACGAAGGAAGTATATATAGAGgcaattaaatatttgactAACAGCCCGTCATATGGagtgaaaataattattgCTTTAGAGCCAACCaaccaaaatattattggaaGTATAATATTGTTTACCAATAAGTCACAAATGTCTAAATTTTATCCGTTCTTAGAAGAATGCTTGAAAGATTCGAAGACACTAGAAAACCTGAACCTGCAAGATCCATTAATTGGAGGTATAATGGCTCCAGTTATAGATCCGTCTTACTCGAATTTGAcagaaattattaattttgggCTTATATGTAGTGCAATAACGTTCGCAAAAACTGgatttaatgataatgatcaaaatcaaatgaataAATGTGTTATGATGGGTATAAACGATGATAATTTGGGAAATATCAGTGGGATCAAAGAAATAGGCTTTGAGGAGTGGAAATATTTCTATGATTTTTACGACGCTAAAaatgatgttgaaaa